DNA from Pelobacter propionicus DSM 2379:
CGGCGACAAAATTTGATATGTACGGCTCGCCTGCACTCGTGCCGACAAAAGAACCATTCATGGTCAGAAACAGATTTGAAAAACTGTTTACGGAGAGCGACGCGCTATATTTCGTATTTCCCGCCAGCAGAGCACCGCCCCCTCCAGCCAATGACGGCCCCATGTCCTGCCACTGGCTAGGGCTGCCCCATGAATTTCCGGTGCTTTCAAACAGGTTGAAGCCGATTGACGAGTCCTGTACCCAGGAAGGAGTGGAATAGTAGGTAAGCGTCAGATTGATTCGCTGGTTTGGGGTGGCATGAACAACAGAGAGAGGGAAAAATAAGAAAAAAAAGCTGGACAGAAAAAAAATGCGAAACCCCGACAAGCCATAGCAGTTTTTCCCTGTTTCAAATAGCCACATTTTTCTACCTCCGTCAGCAGAGATAGAGCAAATTAACACATACTCTAAAACAATGAAACTCAAATCTTCATAGGTTATTTATTAGTCGTATGACACCATATACTCTCCGATCTACCAGTAGAATCGCAATAGCGACTACAATCTATTTAGAGTGAAGGCGAAATTTGACCCTACAAGCTATCTCACTGACACAGCAAGTGCACTACT
Protein-coding regions in this window:
- a CDS encoding PEP-CTERM sorting domain-containing protein — protein: MWLFETGKNCYGLSGFRIFFLSSFFFLFFPLSVVHATPNQRINLTLTYYSTPSWVQDSSIGFNLFESTGNSWGSPSQWQDMGPSLAGGGGALLAGNTKYSASLSVNSFSNLFLTMNGSFVGTSAGEPYISNFVAEPPTGRVSDADAWIYGPPWISLNNLAPGHDLSGDLVIINGYDSQADTSHPWVAGTWNVAIAAPEPASLLLVGTGLAGFALVAWRRGARKRI